In the Festucalex cinctus isolate MCC-2025b chromosome 10, RoL_Fcin_1.0, whole genome shotgun sequence genome, one interval contains:
- the cpamd8 gene encoding C3 and PZP-like alpha-2-macroglobulin domain-containing protein 8, with protein MWRLTALSFLGWTLFMSKVSTTAAQDKGGYLVAAPSVFRAGVDESISVTIFNAKAETRVQVQLSVKGQVVAHSHGSVLDKGTIKLKVPSGLRGQAHLKLWGNRHLTEGGYIFHNYTTVTVESKGTAVFIQTDKPVYKPKHKVFINVYTVSPDLRPVNDKIDAYILDPRGSRMVQWKGLKSICCGIVNMSFPLSDQPVFGEWVIFVDVQGHTYNKSFDVQKYVIPKFELTIDPPRYIRDLNTCEQATVRARYTFGKAVSGKLSVNMTVNGVGYYRHETGHPVIKNMEMKGSANFSLCVKDMMPLDVADHFRGTVSIWASLTSTDGSRQTTFDDSTPVHKQLIDVRYSKDTRKQFKPGLPYKGKIEVTYPDGSPADGVRVRVKAELSPKDNVYTSELIAKDGQATFEIPSIPTAAQYVWLETKVTSIEGKAVGDQYLPSYLSISSWYSPSRCHIQIQSPASPLKVGQEAEVALKSTCPCNFTLHYEVASRGNIILSGQQPANVTASHRGKRATITFDKNIHTTHSPLFASGSSSQTEMDSCVSYLRFTVTPSMAPLSRLLAYYVRENGEGVTDSLQISVQPTFENKVSVSLSTNESMPGDPVSVHIHAEKGSCVCVATVDKSLYLLKPDFQLSPDKVFKELSDFDVSDAFGVQKDDGHFWWPGLSSKRRRRSSVFPWHWDITKDARFAFTETGLVVMTDMVSLNHRQSGGMYTDEAVPAFQPHSATLVAAMHSRSAVRPEKRRRTFFPETWVWHCLNVSSETGDAELRLDVPDSITTWVTEAVGLSKDKGLGLAKRAELRTFKPFFVDFTLPYSLIRGEQTKVPLTVYNYLPTCAEVHIKVSVPKGIKFIGHPGKHHLTRKKCVAPGEATPTTIVLAFTELGPANITARALAYSETSCCSDSLQSSKTGNDVEERRSPTGLDFVRRTVLIEPEGLPREYTYSVFFCPNERIHISTPNKYEYQYVKKPAKMSQFQVAVKTHNDAHFALSPTPHDSAEMIEIVLGGRQNTRSWISLGKMGEPLISVPTPDILSWDEFRSFWIVWKGGLVQVGHGLHPSNASIILQWSGTSPLQVRHIGFSTGWGSVGEFKIWRKEDSDENHNEAFTLGVPHNMVPGSERASAFMIGDVMGPTLNNLDKLLRLPFGCGEQNMIHFAPNVFVLKYLQKTRQLSLEVENEATDYLLQGYQRQLTYKRQDGSYSAFGERDSSGSMWLTAFVLKSFAQSRAFIFIDPEELRAAKSWLIRHQRDDGSFPAMGRILNKDLQGGIHGKISLTAYVVAALLETGISTDEEKVAVTKAKDFLETNTYSADDPYTTALCAYALALLRSPFAPLALRRLNHMAIMQDGLAHWSLIGSTMTDEDTFMGFSDGLSQSVVSAEVEMTAYGLLTYTLLGDVASALPVVKWLSQQRNALGGFSSTQDTCVALQALSEYAILSYVAGVNLTISLASTNLDFQETFELNKDNKKLLQSAKIPSIPTGLFVSAKGEGCCLMQIDVSYNVPDPVSKPAFQLKVDLKEAFPGRHPQPPLPSSSSSSRHPASRPRSRADNRSELNRKRRAPIDDDDPAAHHDKMDFHISLEICARWLHSGSSNMAVIEVPMISGFRADVESLEKLLMDKRVGLKRYELSGRKVLFYFDEIPSQCMTCVAFQAVREYIVGKTAPVPVKIYDYYEPAFEATRFYNVSESSPLARELCDGPTCNEVESSSNHWSGFVQANQCNNVFGCLEEEQFERCTCYRDCGYDGEPVCGSDGQTYQNRCQMEVFACRNGTRIKQAPASQCPHMETKADDKQPIARQETEQPSVPIHTGEEEPGSMADVTYYSYDYDADSEPFLADAGARDPAFHVPRAHPDAAPKGPLPADTQIPTAATRNSPER; from the exons ATTTTCAACGCCAAAGCGGAGACTCGTGTGCAGGTCCAGCTGTCCGTGAAGGGGCAGGTGGTGGCTCACAGCCACGGCTCCGTGCTCG ACAAAGGCACCATCAAGCTAAAG GTTCCCTCTGGGCTGAGAGGCCAAGCCCACCTGAAGCTGTGGGGGAACCGTCACCTCACAGAGGGGGGCTACATCTTTCACAACTACACCACCGTCACGGTGGAGAGCAAGGGCACAGCTGTTTTCATCCAGACCGACAAGCCCGTCTACAAACCCAAACACAAAG TGTTCATCAACGTCTACACAGTCTCACCTGACTTGAGGCCAGTTAATGACAAG attgaTGCCTACATTTTG GATCCAAGGGGGTCCAGGATGGTGCAGTGGAAGGGTCTCAAATCTATCTGCTGTG GCATTGTCAACATGAGTTTCCCTCTGTCTGACCAACCCGTGTTTGGAGAGTGGGTTATCTTTGTGGATGTGCAAGGCCACACATACAACAAATCATTTGACGTGCAGAAATATG TCATACCCAAGTTTGAGTTAACCATCGATCCACCCCGCTACATCCGTGATCTGAACACGTGTGAACAGGCCACCGTCCGGGCTCG GTACACGTTCGGAAAAGCAGTGTCGGGGAAGTTGAGCGTGAACATGACCGtgaatggagtaggctactacCGTCATGAGACGGGCCATCCTGTGATTAAGAATATGGAG ATGAAAGGCTCGGCAAACTTCAGCCTGTGCGTCAAAGACATGATGCCCCTGGACGTGGCCGACCACTTCAGGGGCACCGTCAGCATCTGGGCCTCACTCACCAGCACGGACGGAAGCAGGCAAACCACATTCGACGATTCCACGCCCGTCCATAAGCAGCTTATTGACGTCCGGTACTCCAAGGACACACGGAAACAGTTCAAGCCGGGTCTGCCTTACAAAGGGAAG ATTGAGGTGACTTACCCTGACGGGAGCCCTGCTGATGGCGTGAGGGTCCGTGTGAAAGCCGAGTTGTCCCCCAAAGACAACGTCTACACCAGTGAACTGATCGCCAAGGACGGTCAGGCCACCTTTGAGATCCCGTCCATCCCAACCGCCGCCCAGTACGTGTGGCTCGAG ACCAAAGTGACGTCCATTGAAGGCAAGGCAGTTGGAGACCAGTACCTGCCCAGCTACCTGTCCATCAGCAGCTGGTACTCTCCCAGCAGGTGTCACATCCAGATCCAAAGCCCTGCCTCCCCActcaag GTCGGACAAGAGGCGGAAGTGGCGCTCAAATCCACATGCCCCTGTAACTTCACCCTGCACTACGAGGTGGCGTCCCGGGGGAACATCATCCTCTCGGGCCAGCAGCCCGCCAACGTCACGGCGTCGCATCGAGGAAAACGGGCCACCATCACCTTTGACAAAAACATTCACACCACCCACTCGCCTTTGTTCGCCTCAG GCTCTTCTTCGCAAACAGAGATGGACAGCTGCGTGTCATATCTGCGCTTCACTGTAACTCCTTCCATGGCGCCGCTCAGCCGTCTGCTCGCCTACTACGTGCGGGAGAATGGCGAGGGCGTCACGGACAGTCTGCAAATCTCCGTCCAGCCCACCTTCGAGAACAAG GTGTCGGTCTCTCTGTCCACCAATGAGTCCATGCCAGGTGACCCGGTGAGCGTGCACATCCATGCAGAGAAGGGCTCCTGTGTTTGTGTGGCCACGGTGGATAAAAGCCTTTACTTGTTGAAGCCAGACTTCCAACTCTCTCCAGACAAG GTCTTCAAGGAGCTGTCCGACTTCGACGTGTCCGATGCCTTCGGCGTTCAGAAAGACGACGGACACTTTTGGTGGCCCGGGCTGTCGTCGAAGAGACGCCGACGCTCGTCGGTTTTTCCGTGGCACTGGGACATCACCAAGGACGCACGCTTTGCTTTCACA GAAACGGGGCTGGTCGTGATGACAGACATGGTGAGTTTGAACCACCGGCAGAGCGGCGGGATGTACACCGACGAGGCCGTCCCCGCGTTTCAGCCGCACAGCGCCACCCTGGTTGCCGCCATGCACTCTCGCTCGGCCGTCAG GCCAGAGAAGCGGAGGCGAACATTCTTCCCGGAGACGTGGGTGTGGCACTGCCTCAACGTCAG CTCGGAAACCGGCGACGCGGAGCTGCGATTGGACGTGCCCGACTCCATCACAACGTGGGTGACGGAGGCCGTCGGCCTGTCCAAAGACAAGGGGCTGGGCTTGGCCAAGAGGGCGGAGCTTCGTACCTTCAAGCCGTTCTTTGTGGACTTCACGCTGCCTTACAGCTTGATCCGAGGGGAGCAAACCAAAGTTCCCCTGACTGTCTACAACTATCTGCCGACGTGTGCTGAG gttcaCATTAAAGTGTCCGTTCCAAAGGGCATCAAGTTTATTGGTCATCCTGGAAAGCACCATCTTACCAGGAAGAAGTGCGTGGCTCCTGGGGAGGCCACGCCAACCACCATCGTGTTGGCTTTCACTGAACTGGGACCAGCAAACATCACAG CCAGAGCCCTTGCCTACAGTGAAACCAGCTGCTGTTCAGACTCACTACAGTCGAGCAAAACAGGAAATGATGTAGAGGAAAGAAGGTCACCCACTGGCCTGGACTTCGTGCGTAGGACTGTCCTTATCGAG CCAGAAGGCTTGCCGAGAGAATATACCTATAGTGTCTTCTTCTGTCCCAATG AGAGAATTCACATTTCGACCCCCAACAAGTACGAGTATCAGTACGTGAAAAAGCCGGCCAAAATGAGCCAGTTCCAGGTGGCCGTGAAGACTCACAACGACGCCCATTTCGCCCTCTCGCCCACTCCGCACGACAGCGCTGAGATGATCGAGATCGTGCTGGGGGGCCGGCAGAACACCCGCTCCTGGATCTCTTTGGGTAAGATGGGCGAGCCGCTCATCAGCGTCCCCACGCCGGACATCCTCTCCTGGGATGAGTTCCGCAGCTTCTGGATCGTCTGGAAGGGAGGTCTGGTGCAG GTGGGCCATGGTTTACATCCATCCAATGCATCAATTATCCTTCAGTGGTCCGGCACAAGCCCTTTGCAG GTTCGACACATAGGCTTCTCCACAGGTTGGGGCTCGGTTGGGGAGTTTAAGATCTGGAGGAAGGAAGACTCTGACGAGAACCACAACGAGGCCTTCACTCTGGGGGTCCCGCACAACATGGTGCCCGGATCTGAGCGAGCCTCCGCCTTTATGATCG GCGATGTGATGGGGCCCACACTGAACAACCTGGACAAGCTTCTGCGATTGCCGTTCGGGTGCGGGGAGCAGAACATGATCCACTTTGCGCCCAACGTCTTTGTGCTCAAGTACCTGCAGAAGACCCGGCAGCTCAGCCTTGAGGTGGAAAATGAGGCCACCGATTACCTCTTGCAAG GCTATCAGAGACAACTGACCTACAAACGTCAGGATGGCTCCTACAGTGCTTTTGGAGAGAGGGATTCATCAGGAAGTATGTG GTTGACGGCGTTCGTGCTGAAGTCGTTCGCCCAATCGCGGGCTTTCATCTTCATTGACCCCGAGGAGCTGCGAGCGGCCAAGTCGTGGCTCATCAGGCACCAGCGAGACGACGGCTCCTTCCCGGCCATGGGGCGGATTCTCAACAAAGACCTCCAG GGTGGAATCCACGGGAAGATCTCTCTGACGGCTTATGTGGTGGCAGCACTTTTGGAGACGGGGATATCAACTGAT GAAGAGAAAGTGGCAGTCACCAAAGCCAAGGACTTCCTTGAGACCAACACCTACTCGGCCGACGACCCTTACACCACTGCCCTGTGCGCTTACGCCTTGGCCCTGCTCCGCAGCCCCTTTGCACCGCTCGCCCTGCGCCGCCTCAACCACATGGCCATTATGCAAG ATGGACTCGCACACTGGAGCCTGATTGGGAGCACAATGACGGACGAAGACACGTTCATGGGCTTCAGCGACGGCCTCTCCCAATCAG TGGTGTCGGCAGAGGTGGAGATGACGGCCTACGGTCTCCTCACCTACACCCTCCTCGGGGATGTGGCGTCAGCCCTGCCCGTGGTCAAGTGGCTCTCGCAGCAGCGCAACGCCCTTGGCGGCTTCTCGTCTACACAG GACACGTGCGTCGCACTGCAAGCGTTGTCCGAGTACGCCATCCTGTCCTACGTTGCCGGGGTCAACCTCACCATCTCGTTGGCCTCCACCAACCTGGACTTCCAAGAGACCTTTGAACTCAACAAGGACAACAAGAAACTCCTTCAGAGCGCCAAG aTTCCCAGCATTCCTACAGGCCTTTTTGTGAGCGCCAAAGGGGAAGGCTGCTGTCTCATGCAG ATTGACGTTTCATACAACGTCCCTGACCCCGTATCCAAGCCGGCTTTCCAGCTCAAGGTTGACCTCAAGGAGGCCTTCCCTGGCCGCCATCCGCAGCCACCCCTCCCgtcttcctcctcatcctcccgtCATCCCGCCTCGCGTCCCCGCAGCCGCGCCGACAACCGCTCGGAGCTCAACCGCAAGCGTCGGGCGCCGATCGACGACGACGACCCGGCGGCTCACCATGACAAAATGGATTTCCACATCTCCTTGGAAATCTGCGCCAG GTGGCTTCATTCGGGCTCCTCTAACATGGCCGTCATCGAGGTCCCCATGATCTCTGGTTTCCGAGCTGATGTCGAAAGTCTTGAGAAA TTGCTGATGGACAAGCGTGTGGGTTTGAAGAGGTACGAGCTCAGCGGCAGGAAAGTGTTGTTCTACTTCGATGAG ATCCCCAGCCAGTGCATGACTTGTGTGGCCTTCCAGGCTGTCAGGGAATACATTGTGGGCAAGACGGCGCCTGTTCCGGTCAAGATCTACGACTACTATGAACCAG CCTTCGAGGCCACCCGCTTCTACAACGTGAGCGAGAGCAGCCCGCTCGCCCGGGAGCTGTGCGACGGCCCCACTTGCAACGAGGTGGAGAGTTCGTCCAATCACTGGTCAG GTTTTGTGCAGGCAAACCAGTGCAACAACGTGTTTGGCTGCCTGGAGGAGGAGCAGTTTGAACGCTGCACGTGTTACCGGGACTGCGGCTACGACGGGGAGCCCGTCTGCGGGTCCGACGGACAGACTTACCAGAATCGGTGTCAGATGGAGGTGTTCGCCTGCCGCAACGGAACTCGCATCAAGCAGGCCCCCGCGTCACAGTGTCCTCACA tggAGACCAAGGCAGACGACAAGCAGCCAATAGCGCGCCAGGAGACTGAGCAACCCTCAGTGCCTATACACACAG GTGAGGAGGAGCCGGGTTCCATGGCCGACGTGACCTACTACTCTTACGATTACGACGCCGACTCGGAGCCTTTCCTGGCCGATGCCGGGGCGCGGGACCCCGCTTTCCACGTCCCCCGAGCCCACCCGGACGCGGCGCCGAAAGGTCCCCTGCCCGCTGACACCCAAATCCCCACAGCGGCCACGAGGAACAGTCCCGAACGATG A